A window from Streptomyces sp. NBC_00335 encodes these proteins:
- a CDS encoding Fur family transcriptional regulator, protein MIQRLRDVGLRVTGPRLEVLQVMAAGGHMDVETITATARERLGTLTSQAVYEMLRHFLDTGLATKFDRPGLPAVFEISGTPHQHALCVRCGRVENVESEVPKAIGEGLQEWQMGEADVVFKGLCPDCLRAAGD, encoded by the coding sequence GTGATCCAGCGCCTCCGTGACGTAGGACTGCGGGTCACAGGGCCCCGCCTGGAGGTGCTCCAGGTCATGGCAGCGGGTGGCCACATGGACGTCGAGACCATCACCGCGACCGCCCGTGAGCGGCTCGGCACCCTGACCAGCCAGGCCGTCTACGAGATGCTTCGCCACTTCCTCGATACGGGCTTGGCCACAAAGTTCGACCGCCCTGGACTGCCGGCCGTCTTCGAGATCTCAGGCACACCTCACCAGCATGCGCTCTGCGTGCGCTGCGGCCGGGTGGAGAACGTGGAATCCGAGGTGCCGAAAGCGATCGGCGAGGGTCTCCAGGAGTGGCAGATGGGCGAAGCGGATGTAGTGTTCAAGGGCTTGTGCCCCGACTGCCTCCGTGCAGCGGGGGATTGA
- a CDS encoding helix-turn-helix transcriptional regulator has product MGDQTLALYLELRERPESGVEKIAASLGFSTEERERCLAELSGLGLLDHHGARDSRTAVEPGIALLGLLRAERERLQNRLIETGRFHDTLDILAGPVLRAGATPEREIGVEIVTDLSRVHLERAGISESVAHDRQTMHTGAVGREESEQTLEEDRRQLARGVRVRAMYGRRAASVPDMARHLRDRAELGVEIRLSPVVPMNMFLADENFALLPIDLHDLSAGAIIARGSALVGSYLALYEYCWHCATPHGEDSPAERGGDGLSEQQVAALHMLASGVKDEEVARNLGVSLRTASRLLSEIMQELGAASRFEAGVKAARLGWLDARSSTPEGPA; this is encoded by the coding sequence GTGGGCGACCAGACCCTCGCGCTTTACCTTGAGCTTCGTGAGCGCCCGGAGTCCGGAGTCGAGAAGATCGCAGCCTCCCTCGGATTCTCGACCGAAGAGCGCGAGCGCTGTCTGGCCGAGCTTTCCGGACTCGGTCTACTTGATCACCACGGGGCCAGAGACAGCCGCACTGCCGTCGAACCGGGCATCGCACTGCTCGGGCTCCTCCGTGCCGAACGGGAACGCCTGCAGAACCGGCTGATAGAGACCGGCCGCTTCCACGACACCCTGGACATTCTGGCCGGGCCCGTCTTGCGGGCCGGCGCCACACCCGAGCGTGAGATCGGGGTCGAGATCGTGACCGACCTCAGCCGCGTCCACCTGGAGCGAGCCGGAATCTCCGAGTCCGTGGCACACGACCGTCAGACCATGCATACAGGAGCGGTCGGCCGCGAGGAGAGCGAACAGACGCTCGAAGAAGATCGGCGACAGCTGGCGCGCGGTGTGAGGGTGCGAGCCATGTATGGGCGCCGCGCGGCCTCTGTACCGGACATGGCGCGGCACCTGCGAGATCGAGCCGAACTGGGGGTGGAAATAAGACTTTCCCCCGTGGTCCCGATGAACATGTTCCTCGCGGACGAGAATTTCGCCCTCCTACCCATCGACCTGCACGATCTCTCCGCGGGCGCCATCATCGCGCGGGGATCCGCACTGGTCGGCTCGTACCTGGCGCTGTACGAGTACTGCTGGCATTGCGCGACGCCCCACGGGGAGGACTCCCCTGCCGAGCGCGGCGGCGACGGGCTGTCTGAACAGCAGGTAGCCGCACTTCACATGCTCGCCTCAGGCGTAAAGGACGAGGAGGTAGCCCGCAACCTGGGGGTGTCCCTGCGCACCGCGAGTCGCCTCCTCTCGGAAATCATGCAGGAGTTGGGGGCCGCGAGCCGCTTCGAGGCGGGGGTCAAGGCGGCCCGTCTCGGTTGGCTGGACGCGAGGAGCAGCACGCCGGAGGGCCCTGCGTGA
- a CDS encoding helix-turn-helix transcriptional regulator, whose amino-acid sequence MSTGDDSSGIQSAERVLALYQELRQRGVSNLDEVFDELKLPPEEYEQRRAELIALGLIVPTSTTHATRADLQAGTWESGPDTVAVVDPEIALLRMLQQERERLREHLDESDRAYSTLEALVGRFLRPGSLNGSEVEVELLSDYRRIQQALEDITDVIQHNLASMHVTALVREVADRVLSRDLRQIENGVRIRAIYHQRITASPEAAEMLRRRVEVGVEIRLSPAVPMNMIIADQQFAVLPVHREDRAAGAILARGPALVRSYLALYEHCWHTATPYGDDVTAERGGDGLSEQQRAALKMLASGMKDEKIARSLGVSLRTVSRMLSEVMQELGASSRFEAGVRAYRLGWLD is encoded by the coding sequence ATGTCGACGGGTGACGACAGCAGCGGTATCCAGTCGGCCGAGAGGGTTCTCGCGCTTTACCAGGAACTCCGCCAGCGCGGGGTGTCCAATCTCGACGAGGTCTTCGATGAGCTGAAGTTACCGCCGGAAGAGTACGAACAGCGACGTGCGGAACTGATCGCCCTCGGCCTCATCGTGCCGACCAGCACCACCCACGCCACACGTGCCGATCTCCAGGCGGGTACCTGGGAGTCCGGACCGGATACGGTTGCCGTGGTCGACCCCGAGATCGCTCTTCTCCGCATGCTGCAGCAGGAGCGCGAGCGTCTCCGGGAGCATCTGGACGAGTCCGACCGTGCCTACAGCACTCTCGAAGCATTAGTGGGGAGATTTCTTCGGCCCGGCTCGCTGAACGGCTCCGAAGTCGAGGTAGAGCTTCTCAGTGATTACCGGAGGATCCAGCAGGCGCTGGAGGACATCACGGATGTCATCCAGCACAACCTCGCGTCCATGCACGTAACCGCCCTTGTGCGCGAGGTCGCGGACCGCGTACTCAGCCGGGATCTGAGGCAGATCGAGAACGGCGTGCGCATCCGCGCCATCTACCACCAACGCATCACCGCATCCCCGGAGGCAGCCGAGATGCTGCGCCGCCGGGTAGAAGTGGGCGTCGAGATCCGGCTGTCCCCCGCGGTCCCCATGAACATGATCATCGCGGATCAGCAGTTCGCCGTTCTCCCCGTCCACCGCGAGGACCGGGCCGCCGGCGCGATCCTGGCTCGCGGGCCGGCGCTCGTCCGCTCGTATCTGGCGCTGTACGAGCACTGTTGGCACACGGCGACTCCGTACGGCGACGACGTCACTGCCGAACGCGGCGGGGACGGCCTGTCCGAACAGCAGCGGGCCGCTCTCAAAATGCTGGCTTCGGGCATGAAGGACGAAAAGATCGCCCGAAGTCTGGGAGTCTCGTTGAGGACAGTGAGTCGCATGCTGTCCGAGGTGATGCAGGAGCTCGGTGCGTCGAGCCGCTTCGAGGCCGGCGTACGCGCCTATCGGCTCGGCTGGCTCGACTGA
- the mshA gene encoding D-inositol-3-phosphate glycosyltransferase gives MLSVHTSPLHQPGTGDAGGMNVYMVQLSRALAEQGIEVDLFTRCRGEGRPSQVDLAPGVRVRHLHAGPRAALPKEDMPGLVVPFSLALMKERRRYDLVHSHYWLSGQAGRIAAAGWGIPLVHTAHTLGLVKNAALAAGDTPEPELRIRGEQQVTASADRLIANTADEAGALRGLYGASAPRVDVVRPGVDLDTFHPGDGRAAARARLGLPTGAFIPVYAGRIQPLKGPDVLVRAVAELLRTDSALRSRLLVPVVGGHSGAGPVGGPWDLARELGVADVLRCLPPVVQAELADWYRAADVLVVPSRSESFGLVALEAQACGTPVLAAAVGGLPTAVWDGVTGVLVPGHDPVDYARCLRWFAQHPEVVVSMGGAAVRHAQAMSWQAAATRTLEVYRRALCAQRPAGTQMRQERRHAPASPALPSWRVEKAGIPA, from the coding sequence ATGCTCAGTGTCCACACCTCGCCGCTCCACCAGCCCGGCACCGGGGACGCGGGCGGCATGAACGTCTACATGGTTCAGCTCTCCCGCGCTCTCGCCGAACAAGGCATTGAAGTAGACCTCTTCACCCGCTGTCGCGGTGAGGGCCGGCCGTCCCAGGTCGACCTCGCCCCGGGTGTACGAGTCCGCCATCTGCACGCGGGGCCCCGCGCCGCCCTCCCCAAGGAGGACATGCCGGGTCTGGTGGTGCCGTTCTCGCTGGCGCTGATGAAGGAGAGGCGGCGCTACGATCTGGTCCACTCCCACTACTGGCTCTCCGGCCAGGCCGGCCGCATCGCCGCCGCCGGTTGGGGGATACCGCTTGTACACACCGCACACACCCTCGGCCTGGTGAAGAACGCCGCCCTCGCCGCCGGCGACACCCCCGAGCCCGAGCTGCGGATCCGGGGCGAGCAGCAAGTCACCGCCTCTGCGGACAGGCTGATCGCCAACACGGCAGACGAGGCTGGGGCGTTGCGGGGCCTCTACGGGGCGTCGGCACCTCGTGTCGACGTGGTCCGACCGGGCGTGGATCTGGACACCTTCCACCCCGGTGACGGTCGGGCAGCGGCGCGGGCGCGACTCGGGTTGCCCACCGGGGCCTTCATCCCCGTGTACGCGGGACGAATTCAGCCACTCAAAGGGCCGGATGTCCTCGTGAGAGCGGTCGCCGAGCTCCTGAGGACCGACTCTGCGCTGCGCAGCCGTCTTCTTGTCCCGGTGGTCGGCGGACACTCGGGCGCCGGACCGGTCGGCGGACCCTGGGACCTGGCGCGCGAGCTGGGGGTGGCGGACGTACTCCGGTGCCTTCCGCCCGTGGTGCAGGCGGAGCTGGCGGACTGGTACCGGGCGGCGGACGTTCTCGTGGTGCCCTCGCGCAGCGAGTCCTTCGGGCTGGTCGCGCTGGAGGCGCAGGCGTGCGGAACCCCTGTACTGGCGGCGGCCGTCGGTGGACTGCCGACGGCCGTGTGGGACGGGGTGACCGGAGTGCTGGTGCCCGGCCACGATCCGGTGGACTACGCCCGCTGCCTGCGGTGGTTCGCGCAGCATCCCGAGGTCGTCGTGAGCATGGGCGGGGCCGCGGTGCGCCATGCGCAGGCGATGAGCTGGCAGGCCGCGGCCACGCGGACGCTGGAGGTGTATCGGCGCGCACTGTGTGCGCAGCGGCCTGCCGGAACGCAAATGAGGCAGGAGCGACGGCACGCTCCTGCCTCACCGGCGCTTCCCTCCTGGAGGGTGGAGAAGGCCGGAATACCAGCCTAA
- a CDS encoding class I tRNA ligase family protein, which translates to MTVSSAPSISSLAEHFAPQRQGGPMSTPFWITATPPATHGELHIGHLAGPYVAADVLSRYLRTEGEPVLFTTGTADHTSSVHVRALRAGRKPEEVSEGYRAAITADWLRSGIEFDHVVRPRQDRGYGRWVADLFRRLHAEGVIAPRTRMLPYCEPCGRWLYGAHVTGACPHCAAVSDGGMCHECARPNDGGDLVEPHCAVCATPAVPRRCRRLYIPLEPFRETLADYWAATGLPPRLAALCESLVEDGLPDIAVSHPAEWGLSVPVDGFPEHRIDGCFEAAAMHLFGYGDNRPLPERTIHFCGFGHAFCHAVLLPVILLSQGIKLPQEFCVNESFVIEDKVIVSGSDHKVWALDLLTEYGSDTLRRHVLQARPLGRRTVFHADRLDAARKELDENWNSWLSRLFAAVRAESAGLAPAALPGGTGWEVLAQRLLRAVEDLREAYGPDTFDPRRAVALLDEIVRLVSDFGHVNAHETCRPTADCRHLPALSAQLAVASALSAWARPVMPEGADRLAAALKAAPGRPVSDAALAPLPPGSRLAPPSGPIFGF; encoded by the coding sequence GTGACTGTTTCATCCGCTCCTTCCATTTCGAGCCTCGCTGAGCACTTCGCACCACAGCGTCAAGGAGGTCCCATGAGCACCCCTTTCTGGATCACCGCGACCCCGCCCGCCACGCACGGTGAACTCCACATCGGTCACCTTGCGGGACCGTACGTCGCAGCCGATGTTCTGTCCCGCTACCTGCGCACCGAGGGCGAACCGGTCCTGTTCACCACCGGCACCGCTGACCACACCAGTTCCGTACACGTACGCGCACTGCGGGCGGGTCGCAAGCCGGAGGAGGTCTCCGAGGGCTATCGGGCCGCGATCACCGCGGACTGGCTGCGCTCGGGCATCGAGTTCGATCACGTCGTGCGCCCGCGTCAGGACCGGGGATACGGCCGCTGGGTGGCGGACCTCTTCCGGCGGCTGCACGCGGAAGGCGTCATCGCCCCGCGTACGAGGATGCTGCCGTACTGCGAGCCGTGTGGCCGTTGGCTGTACGGCGCGCACGTCACGGGGGCCTGCCCGCACTGCGCAGCCGTCAGCGACGGCGGGATGTGCCACGAGTGCGCCCGCCCCAATGACGGTGGGGACCTCGTGGAGCCCCACTGCGCCGTGTGTGCCACCCCGGCAGTGCCCCGGCGCTGCCGCCGCCTCTACATCCCGCTGGAACCCTTCCGTGAAACGCTCGCCGACTACTGGGCCGCCACCGGCCTGCCGCCCCGTCTCGCCGCACTGTGCGAGTCGCTGGTCGAGGACGGTCTGCCGGACATCGCGGTTTCGCATCCGGCGGAGTGGGGGCTGAGCGTCCCGGTGGACGGTTTCCCCGAGCACCGGATCGACGGCTGCTTCGAGGCAGCCGCGATGCATCTCTTCGGCTACGGCGACAACCGGCCGCTGCCTGAACGCACCATCCACTTCTGCGGGTTCGGCCATGCCTTCTGCCACGCCGTCTTGCTGCCGGTCATTCTCCTGTCCCAGGGCATCAAGCTTCCACAGGAATTCTGTGTGAACGAGTCGTTCGTCATCGAGGACAAGGTCATCGTCTCCGGCTCCGATCACAAGGTGTGGGCGCTGGACCTCCTTACCGAGTACGGGTCCGACACGCTCCGCCGCCACGTCCTGCAGGCTCGCCCGCTGGGCCGGCGAACGGTGTTCCATGCCGACCGGCTCGATGCTGCCCGAAAGGAGTTGGACGAGAACTGGAACAGCTGGCTGTCCCGGCTGTTCGCGGCGGTAAGGGCAGAGAGTGCGGGCTTGGCTCCCGCGGCGTTGCCCGGTGGCACAGGCTGGGAGGTCTTGGCGCAGCGACTGCTGAGGGCGGTGGAGGATCTGCGCGAGGCGTACGGTCCTGACACCTTCGATCCCCGCAGGGCGGTCGCCCTGCTCGATGAAATCGTCCGCTTGGTGTCCGACTTCGGCCACGTCAACGCCCACGAGACATGCCGCCCCACGGCGGACTGCCGTCACCTTCCGGCCCTGTCCGCCCAGCTGGCGGTGGCCTCTGCACTAAGCGCCTGGGCCCGGCCGGTGATGCCGGAGGGCGCGGACCGTCTGGCGGCGGCGCTCAAGGCGGCGCCCGGGCGCCCCGTATCCGATGCGGCACTCGCCCCGCTGCCGCCCGGCAGTCGGCTGGCCCCACCGTCGGGTCCGATTTTCGGCTTCTGA
- a CDS encoding SDR family oxidoreductase, with product MKFENLRVVVTGASRHFGRALAIGFAHLGAEVYVSARTVELAERTRAEVMGSARDRIHAFGCDLSRPAEIREFARQVGEHTDRVDLLVNNGARWLDAVDLEDASDDAIVETIESTAGGTVLMVKHFLPLLRSSQRPDIVNMVAVRDAGGSSVAAAHEAFWTAKSAQAGFAEILSQRLRPSGVRVFSLYPPDFSTSDPRFAEWDGIKADDAIRDEKLTTQALFECIVYAVEQPRDCFIRSFHFEPR from the coding sequence ATGAAATTCGAAAATCTGCGTGTTGTAGTCACGGGTGCCTCGCGCCATTTCGGCCGAGCGCTCGCCATTGGATTCGCCCACTTGGGAGCCGAGGTCTACGTCTCGGCTCGGACCGTGGAGTTGGCCGAGCGAACCCGTGCCGAGGTCATGGGGTCCGCACGCGACCGTATCCATGCCTTCGGCTGCGACCTCAGCCGACCGGCGGAGATCAGGGAGTTCGCCCGCCAGGTCGGCGAACACACCGACCGGGTGGACCTGCTGGTCAACAACGGTGCCCGATGGCTGGACGCCGTCGATCTGGAGGACGCGTCGGACGACGCGATCGTGGAGACCATCGAGTCCACGGCCGGCGGCACGGTCCTGATGGTCAAACACTTCCTGCCGCTTCTGAGGTCGTCCCAGCGCCCCGACATCGTCAACATGGTCGCCGTACGGGACGCCGGCGGATCCTCCGTGGCGGCGGCGCACGAGGCGTTCTGGACGGCCAAGAGCGCACAGGCCGGGTTCGCCGAAATTCTTTCACAGCGACTGAGGCCTTCCGGTGTCCGGGTGTTCTCCCTGTATCCCCCCGACTTCTCCACTTCCGACCCGCGATTCGCCGAGTGGGACGGAATCAAGGCGGACGACGCGATACGCGACGAGAAACTCACCACCCAGGCCCTCTTCGAATGCATCGTCTACGCCGTTGAGCAGCCGCGTGACTGTTTCATCCGCTCCTTCCATTTCGAGCCTCGCTGA
- a CDS encoding PrpF domain-containing protein, producing MIATVVRAAGAPGPTLVVELSELPLGALALHAELRGLRESLEGSSYDRLAKIALYGPSGAPGTDLDYRFVQAMPDGSFDFRTGCGHSLLACVAAAGSPGPVTVRAVTTGDEVVCVSEQPHGGVPDTYTLHFLRAPDAPGVLPTGRPLDRLDGVPVSLVRYGNPYVFVDARDLGIRSRDQLFAAGETVLRRLLALRALAAEVLGHPPHSALPKIAAVDYSAATPAVRAVTVGGWHPSLALTGATALAAAAALCGTVVGPLDGVVDTPGGPVTVSSTANRVSVHHKRATVLRRMELPWRIHATA from the coding sequence GTGATCGCCACAGTGGTGAGGGCCGCGGGGGCTCCCGGCCCCACCCTGGTCGTGGAGCTGTCCGAACTGCCCCTAGGCGCACTGGCGTTGCACGCGGAACTCCGCGGCCTTCGGGAGAGCTTGGAGGGGTCTAGCTACGACCGCCTCGCCAAGATCGCCCTCTACGGGCCCTCGGGCGCGCCCGGCACGGACCTGGACTATCGCTTCGTCCAGGCCATGCCGGACGGCAGTTTCGACTTCCGTACCGGATGCGGTCACTCCCTGCTCGCCTGTGTAGCCGCCGCCGGGTCGCCCGGTCCCGTCACCGTGCGGGCCGTAACCACCGGGGACGAGGTCGTGTGCGTGTCGGAACAGCCTCACGGAGGGGTTCCGGACACTTACACGCTGCACTTCTTGCGGGCGCCGGATGCACCAGGCGTGCTGCCCACGGGCCGGCCTCTCGACCGGCTCGACGGCGTTCCCGTTTCCCTGGTGAGGTACGGAAACCCTTACGTCTTCGTGGACGCCCGCGACCTGGGGATCCGTAGCCGCGACCAGCTCTTCGCCGCCGGGGAGACGGTACTGCGCCGGCTCCTGGCCCTGCGAGCCCTCGCCGCTGAGGTGCTGGGACACCCGCCCCACTCCGCCCTGCCCAAGATCGCTGCTGTCGACTACTCCGCGGCCACCCCCGCTGTGCGCGCCGTCACCGTCGGGGGCTGGCATCCCTCGCTCGCACTCACCGGTGCCACTGCCCTCGCCGCGGCGGCCGCGCTGTGCGGTACGGTCGTGGGCCCGCTCGATGGAGTCGTCGACACTCCCGGCGGCCCGGTCACGGTCTCCTCCACGGCCAACCGGGTCAGCGTGCACCACAAGCGCGCGACCGTTCTCCGACGGATGGAGCTGCCGTGGCGTATCCACGCAACGGCGTGA
- the asnB gene encoding asparagine synthase (glutamine-hydrolyzing), giving the protein MCRIFGSFSAGAARPDPGELAAVSARQRHGGPDEHDVLSGAGWSLGCDRLAVTDLRGGRQPYRLPHLPGIIAVLNGEIYNHRILRRELAARGHRFPDTCDGTLLPALYAEYGPAFAERLDGMFAVAVLDLRASPLLVLAVDPMGMKPIHYHRGEDGSFRFASEIPALLAFEGVRITPRADTLDTVLATRTPFSTQTALEGISVMPPGATAVVSPGREPAVRRRPVQPAAPSEAGFGTEDVLRREVRRLARADVPVCALTSGGLDSGLVTALAAEYARETGAPSLHTFHLTYQGRWPGSEHIHARAVARQARTVHHEVALDPGELGSLLTRATRHLGQPNADPIALSTYALFRAVREAGFTVALTGDGADELFGGYARMREALEAPAGGDWAASYADALSAAPRMLREYLYTPAYRAYIAEEGSAADRIVRELRSARTDRLTAITSFETRWRLPAYHLRRVDHLSMAWAVEARMPFCQPAVAAHARELPSAARRGKLALYEAGRDLLPATVLNRPKQPFTLPVTAMLSPGSPLLEPVRELLSPDRLLRGGQVRPDRVQRLLARQLERPSDQDALTLWALATHELWTEVVRGMGIPVGCAA; this is encoded by the coding sequence ATGTGCAGGATTTTCGGCTCCTTCTCGGCCGGCGCGGCGCGCCCCGACCCGGGCGAGCTCGCCGCGGTCTCCGCCCGTCAGCGGCACGGTGGTCCCGACGAACATGACGTGCTCAGCGGGGCCGGCTGGTCGCTCGGGTGCGACCGGCTCGCCGTGACCGACCTCCGTGGCGGTCGACAGCCCTACCGGCTGCCCCACTTGCCTGGGATCATCGCCGTACTCAACGGCGAGATCTACAACCACCGCATCCTCCGTCGCGAGCTCGCGGCCCGCGGCCACCGCTTCCCCGACACGTGCGACGGCACCCTGCTGCCCGCGCTCTACGCCGAGTACGGGCCGGCCTTTGCCGAGCGGCTCGATGGGATGTTCGCCGTGGCCGTCCTCGACCTGCGGGCGAGCCCCCTACTCGTCTTGGCCGTCGACCCCATGGGGATGAAACCCATTCACTACCACCGGGGCGAGGACGGCTCCTTCCGCTTCGCCTCCGAGATCCCGGCACTCCTGGCCTTCGAAGGGGTGCGGATCACTCCTCGCGCTGACACCCTCGACACGGTCCTAGCCACACGGACACCCTTCTCCACGCAGACTGCCCTGGAAGGCATCAGTGTCATGCCCCCGGGCGCGACCGCTGTCGTCAGCCCTGGGCGGGAACCGGCCGTACGGCGGCGGCCCGTGCAGCCGGCGGCGCCCTCAGAGGCCGGCTTCGGCACCGAGGACGTGTTGCGCCGCGAAGTGCGACGCCTCGCCCGAGCCGATGTGCCGGTCTGTGCCCTCACGAGCGGTGGTCTCGACTCCGGCCTGGTGACCGCGCTGGCAGCAGAGTACGCGCGTGAAACCGGCGCGCCGTCCCTGCACACCTTCCATCTCACCTACCAGGGCCGATGGCCGGGCTCGGAGCACATCCACGCCCGCGCCGTCGCCCGGCAGGCCCGGACCGTCCACCACGAAGTGGCGCTGGATCCCGGGGAGCTGGGATCGCTGCTCACCCGCGCCACCCGGCATCTGGGGCAGCCGAACGCCGACCCCATCGCCCTGAGTACGTACGCCCTCTTCCGGGCCGTACGAGAGGCCGGCTTCACCGTCGCTCTCACCGGAGACGGCGCCGACGAGCTGTTCGGTGGATATGCCCGGATGCGGGAGGCCCTGGAGGCCCCTGCGGGTGGCGACTGGGCCGCCTCGTACGCCGACGCGCTGTCCGCGGCACCCAGGATGCTCCGCGAATACCTCTACACCCCCGCGTACCGGGCCTACATCGCCGAGGAAGGTTCGGCTGCCGACCGCATAGTGCGGGAGCTTCGCTCCGCGCGCACGGATCGGCTCACCGCGATCACTTCGTTCGAGACCCGCTGGCGGCTGCCCGCCTACCACCTTCGCCGAGTCGACCACCTGAGCATGGCGTGGGCGGTCGAGGCCCGGATGCCGTTCTGTCAGCCCGCTGTCGCCGCGCACGCCCGGGAACTCCCTTCGGCCGCTCGACGCGGGAAGTTGGCGCTGTACGAGGCCGGGCGCGACCTGCTGCCCGCCACCGTGCTGAACCGGCCCAAGCAGCCCTTCACCCTGCCCGTGACCGCGATGCTTAGCCCTGGTAGTCCCCTCCTCGAGCCCGTGCGGGAGCTCTTGTCTCCGGACCGGCTCTTGCGGGGCGGCCAGGTCCGGCCCGACCGGGTGCAGCGCTTGCTCGCCCGGCAACTGGAACGGCCTTCGGACCAGGACGCGCTCACCCTGTGGGCGCTGGCCACCCACGAACTGTGGACCGAAGTCGTACGGGGGATGGGTATCCCGGTCGGATGCGCCGCGTGA
- a CDS encoding PIG-L deacetylase family protein, with the protein MEHFATDLTDRSAPESLLVVAAHPDDIEFCVSGTVMRWIAQGTTRVTYCIVTDGGAGGYDEQLPRQAMGDLRRAEQVHSAKRSGVEDVRFLGYPDSFVEPSVELRRDLCRVIRQVRPQRAVIPSPEINWARVADLHPDHRAVGDAALRAIYPEARNPFAHPSLLKEEGLEPWIVPELWLMTGPTPNQYIDVTPVFERKVEALRIHTSQTAHFDDLAGLLRDWLGEHARAAGLPAGRMAEAFQVVKIE; encoded by the coding sequence ATGGAGCACTTCGCGACCGATCTAACAGACCGCAGCGCCCCGGAATCCCTGCTGGTGGTGGCCGCCCACCCGGACGACATCGAGTTCTGTGTCAGCGGCACGGTCATGCGGTGGATCGCCCAGGGCACGACGCGGGTCACGTACTGCATCGTCACCGACGGCGGGGCCGGCGGATACGACGAGCAGCTCCCCCGCCAAGCGATGGGGGACCTCCGGCGAGCCGAACAGGTGCACTCGGCCAAGCGGAGCGGCGTCGAGGATGTCCGATTCCTCGGCTACCCCGACAGCTTCGTCGAACCGAGCGTCGAGCTGCGCCGCGACCTGTGCCGGGTGATCCGACAGGTTCGCCCGCAGCGCGCCGTCATCCCCAGCCCGGAGATCAACTGGGCCCGAGTGGCCGACCTTCACCCGGACCATCGCGCGGTCGGCGATGCCGCCTTGCGTGCGATCTACCCCGAGGCCCGCAACCCCTTCGCGCATCCCTCCCTCCTCAAGGAGGAAGGACTGGAGCCCTGGATCGTGCCAGAACTGTGGCTGATGACCGGCCCCACGCCGAACCAGTACATCGACGTGACCCCTGTCTTCGAACGCAAGGTCGAGGCTCTGCGGATCCACACCTCACAGACGGCCCATTTCGACGACCTGGCGGGGCTACTACGGGACTGGTTGGGGGAACACGCAAGAGCAGCGGGACTGCCGGCGGGGCGGATGGCAGAAGCCTTCCAGGTCGTGAAGATCGAATGA
- a CDS encoding maleylpyruvate isomerase family mycothiol-dependent enzyme, with protein MTVLDEIRDPWLPDRLLRTERDALMPLLRRTPPEAYALRTACPGWTARQVLAHCAAALVRIVEGRLEEGVFLPEANATDVAEREDWPLAQLLDELERGFTEAGPEIAAGDGTLDAVALGEWVHAGDVRDAFGESGAYSGDSLTLALPLLRITSRKRGTPRLVAQLNGLDGLLVLGNEIEGRPAARFQGDAATLIRLYSGRPLVATRYELTDATEQELLIYR; from the coding sequence ATGACAGTTCTCGACGAGATACGTGACCCTTGGCTTCCGGACCGGTTGTTGCGAACCGAACGCGACGCGTTGATGCCGCTGTTGCGTCGAACCCCTCCGGAGGCATACGCGCTACGCACGGCCTGTCCTGGCTGGACGGCCCGGCAGGTGCTCGCCCACTGCGCGGCGGCCCTGGTGCGGATTGTCGAAGGACGGTTGGAAGAGGGAGTGTTCCTCCCCGAGGCCAACGCGACGGACGTCGCCGAACGCGAAGACTGGCCGTTGGCCCAACTCCTTGACGAGTTGGAGCGGGGCTTCACCGAGGCAGGCCCGGAGATCGCGGCGGGCGACGGCACGCTGGACGCGGTTGCGCTGGGGGAGTGGGTCCACGCCGGCGATGTCCGTGACGCGTTCGGGGAGTCGGGGGCTTACAGCGGGGACAGCCTGACACTTGCCCTGCCCCTTCTCCGCATTACGAGCCGCAAGCGGGGGACACCTCGGCTGGTCGCACAACTCAATGGTCTGGACGGTCTCTTGGTTTTGGGCAATGAGATCGAGGGACGGCCCGCGGCCCGCTTCCAAGGCGACGCGGCAACGCTGATTCGCCTCTACTCGGGCCGTCCGCTGGTCGCGACCCGCTACGAGCTCACGGATGCGACAGAACAAGAACTGCTCATCTACCGCTGA